A portion of the Juglans microcarpa x Juglans regia isolate MS1-56 chromosome 1D, Jm3101_v1.0, whole genome shotgun sequence genome contains these proteins:
- the LOC121268373 gene encoding protein GAMETE CELL DEFECTIVE 1, mitochondrial-like isoform X1, producing MQNLHRIISRFSSASLGSSTTKARVLTERTNTKLRKDAISLRGFSAKSGENDGKDEWDKTVEGSFDGMASGDLGWDSVSSWSTGLTKEHFDGEAPPSRGDSSHSSVISGLQEIDDKLRELDSENRKSKAFVDGWGERMQETSVLLKQVREPGARGSYLKDSEKAEMYRLHKQNPEVYTVERLAKDFRIMRQRVHAILWLKELEEEEEKRLGHPLDDSVELLLDTCPEFFNSHDREFHVASLAYKPDFKVMPEGWDGTTKDLDEVHYEISQKEDEMLYQEFVQRMNFNKKKMAGEVKCHKYSRRRPSEGWNFTVEKLGPRGKRGGGGGWKFVSLPDGSSRPLNEMEKMYVKRETPRRRRKILP from the exons ATGCAAAATCTGCATCGTATTATATCCCGTTTTTCTTCCGCTTCACTAGGCTCAAGCACGACTAAAGCCAGAGTTTTGACAGAGAGAACCAACACCAAGTTGAGAAAAGATGCAATCAGCTTGAGGGGATTCTCTGCAAAATCTGGTGAAAATGATGGTAAAGATGAATGGGACAAGACTGTGGAGGGATCATTTGATGGTATGGCATCGGGTGATTTGGGATGGGATTCTGTGTCGTCTTGGTCAACTGGACTGACCAAGGAGCATTTTGATGGTGAGGCCCCACCTAGCAGAGGGGACTCCTCACATTCTTCAGTGATATCTGGATTGCAAGAGATTGATGATAAGTTGAGGGAACTGGACTCGGAGAATCGCAAAAGTAAGGCGTTTGTGGATGGATGGGGTGAGAGGATGCAAGAGACAAGTGTGTTGTTGAAACAAGTGAGAGAGCCTGGTGCAAGAGGATCATATCTGAAGGACTCTGAGAAAGCTGAGATGTATCGCTTACACAAGCAGAATCCTGAGGTTTACACTGTTGAGAGGCTAGCAAAGGATTTTAGGATAATGAGGCAAAGAGTGCATGCCATTCTTTGGTTAAAGGAGcttgaggaggaagaggagaaaaGGCTTGGGCATCCTTTGGACGATTCTGTGGAGCTCTTGCTTGATACTTGTCCCGA GTTTTTTAATTCTCACGACAGGGAATTCCATGTGGCTTCCCTTGCTTACAAACCTGACTTCAAAGTTATGCCGGAGGGTTGGGACGGTACAACCAAAGATCTGGATGAAGTCCATTATGAGATTTCCcagaaagaagatgaaatgcTTTATCAAGAATTTGTCCAGAGGATGAACTTCAACAAAAAGAAG ATGGCAGGAGAGGTAAAATGCCACAAGTACAGCCGGCGGCGCCCATCGGAGGGGTGGAATTTCACAGTAGAGAAACTGGGACCGCGAGGGAagcgtggaggtggtggcggcTGGAAATTTGTCAGCTTGCCTGATGGTTCCAGCCGACCTCTCAATGAAATGGAGAAAATGTATGTAAAGCGAGAGACTCCCCGCCGCCGACGCAAAATACTCCCCTGA
- the LOC121268373 gene encoding protein GAMETE CELL DEFECTIVE 1, mitochondrial-like isoform X2, producing MASGDLGWDSVSSWSTGLTKEHFDGEAPPSRGDSSHSSVISGLQEIDDKLRELDSENRKSKAFVDGWGERMQETSVLLKQVREPGARGSYLKDSEKAEMYRLHKQNPEVYTVERLAKDFRIMRQRVHAILWLKELEEEEEKRLGHPLDDSVELLLDTCPEFFNSHDREFHVASLAYKPDFKVMPEGWDGTTKDLDEVHYEISQKEDEMLYQEFVQRMNFNKKKMAGEVKCHKYSRRRPSEGWNFTVEKLGPRGKRGGGGGWKFVSLPDGSSRPLNEMEKMYVKRETPRRRRKILP from the exons ATGGCATCGGGTGATTTGGGATGGGATTCTGTGTCGTCTTGGTCAACTGGACTGACCAAGGAGCATTTTGATGGTGAGGCCCCACCTAGCAGAGGGGACTCCTCACATTCTTCAGTGATATCTGGATTGCAAGAGATTGATGATAAGTTGAGGGAACTGGACTCGGAGAATCGCAAAAGTAAGGCGTTTGTGGATGGATGGGGTGAGAGGATGCAAGAGACAAGTGTGTTGTTGAAACAAGTGAGAGAGCCTGGTGCAAGAGGATCATATCTGAAGGACTCTGAGAAAGCTGAGATGTATCGCTTACACAAGCAGAATCCTGAGGTTTACACTGTTGAGAGGCTAGCAAAGGATTTTAGGATAATGAGGCAAAGAGTGCATGCCATTCTTTGGTTAAAGGAGcttgaggaggaagaggagaaaaGGCTTGGGCATCCTTTGGACGATTCTGTGGAGCTCTTGCTTGATACTTGTCCCGA GTTTTTTAATTCTCACGACAGGGAATTCCATGTGGCTTCCCTTGCTTACAAACCTGACTTCAAAGTTATGCCGGAGGGTTGGGACGGTACAACCAAAGATCTGGATGAAGTCCATTATGAGATTTCCcagaaagaagatgaaatgcTTTATCAAGAATTTGTCCAGAGGATGAACTTCAACAAAAAGAAG ATGGCAGGAGAGGTAAAATGCCACAAGTACAGCCGGCGGCGCCCATCGGAGGGGTGGAATTTCACAGTAGAGAAACTGGGACCGCGAGGGAagcgtggaggtggtggcggcTGGAAATTTGTCAGCTTGCCTGATGGTTCCAGCCGACCTCTCAATGAAATGGAGAAAATGTATGTAAAGCGAGAGACTCCCCGCCGCCGACGCAAAATACTCCCCTGA